The Streptomyces sp. NBC_00576 genome contains the following window.
CGCACCCGGGTGGCGACGTGGTCGGCGAGCCGGGAACCGCCGACCTGGAGGAGCCGCAGCGAGCTCAGATCGCTCCCGGGGTGTTCGCGGTGGTGGTCGAGCCAGCGCTGGGCGATGGCCGGGACCAGGGCCGAAGCGGTGACGCCCTCTCGCTCGACGATCGGGAACGCCTTCTCCGGGTTGGGAGAACCCAGCACCACCCGGCCGCCATTCAGCAGCGTGCCCAGCAGTCCGGGGCAGGCGAGCGGGAAGTTGTGCCCGAGGGGCAGTGCGGCGAAGTAGACCGTGTCGGGGCCGAGTGCGCAGACCTCGGCGCTGCGGCGGGCGTTGTAGAGGTAGTCGTCGTGGGTGCGGGCGATGAGTTTGGGCAGCCCGGTGGTGCCGCCGGAGAGCAGGAAGACGGCGATCGAGCGGCTGTCGGGCCGGTACGCGTCCACGGCGGCCCGGTCCTCGGGTGTGCCGGGCGCGGCGCACAACTCCCCCAGGTCCACGGCGTCGTGGCCGACCTTGTCGCCCAGTACGAGGACGTGGCGAAGGGTTGGTGAGTCGCCGGCGACCTCGAAAGCCATCGCCTGGTGGTCGTGGTCCTTGAGATGGTCCGGCACCGCGATGGCCACGGCCTCGCTGTGCTCGACCAGGTAGCCGACCTCGTGTCTGCGGTGCCCGGGCAGTGCCATCACCGGGATGACGCCGAGACGCAGACAGGCGTAGGTGAGGATCACGAACTCGGCGGTGTTGGGCACTTGCACCACGAGCCGGTCGTCCGGGCGGAGCCCGAGCACGGCCAGGCGCAGGGCTACGGCGTCCGCGCGCTCGGCGAGGTGGCGGTAGGTCAGCCTGCGGTCGCCGTCGACGAGCGCGACCGTGTCGGGAGTGGCGTCGGCGGCGGCGTGGAGCCGGTCGCCGATGGCGTGGCCTTCCCAGTAGCCCTTCGCGGTGTAGCGCTCGGCATACTCCGCGGGCCAGGGGACAGCGCCGTTGCTGCTCGGCCTTGGCATGGTCGTTCTCCTCAGGTGCGGTCGGCCGTGTGCACGATCACGGCGTCCAGGGCGATCAGCCCGTCGGCGGTGAGCCGCAGGGGGTTGATCTCGATCTCGGCAGTGTCCGCACTCGCGGCCAGGGCGCCCGCGAGCGCCGCGGTGACCCGCCCGAACTCGGCGCGGTCGAGCACCGGTCCGCCGCGCCAGCCGTCGAGCAGGGCGCGGGCGGCCAGGTCGTCGGGCATCCCGGCGGCCTCGGCGGCGGAGAGCGGGGCGAGCCGGATCGCCACGTCGGCGAGGGCCTCGGCGGCCGTGCCGCCCAGCCCGGCGAGGACGACCGGCCCGAACACGGGATCGCGGCGCGCGCCGAGCACGAGGTCGACGCCGGCCGGGGCCATCGCCTCGACCAGGTAGCGGCGGTCGGGGCCGATGGCGTCCAGGGCCGTGTCGAGTTCGTCGGGGGTGCGCACGCCCAGGTGGACTCCGCCGATCTCCGTCTTGTGGAGGATCGCGGCGTCGAGCACCTTGACCGCGACGGGCCCGCCCAGCAGGCGCAGGGCGTGATGGGCGTCGGCGCGGGTGTCGCAGGCGACGCGGTTCGGGGTGCGGATGCCGAGCGAGGCGAGGAACGTCTTGGCGGCGTCCTCGTCCAGCGGACCGGACGGCACTGAGACGGCCGTGTCCTGCGCAGACTCGCCGGCGCGTACGGCCCGCCGGCGGGCATGCGTCACCAGGGCCCGTACGGCGTTGGCGGCCGACGCCGGTCCGGTCAGCGCCGGGATCCCCGCCTTGTGCAGCCGTGCCCGCTGTTCGGCGACGTCCTCGGGCAGGCCGCCGACGACCACCACGGCCGGGGAGTCCGCGCCGAGGCCGGCGTCCTGCGCGGCCGTGGCGAGGTCGACGCTGTCGGGTTCGGTGAGGGCGTAGACGGCGAGCAGGTCCACCGCCGGGTCCGTGGCCGTCGTGTCCAGCACGCGCGCGAAGGTCTCGGCGGGCCGGCCGGTGTCGACCGGGTTGCGCTGGTAGGTGAGCGGGGGCAGCAGGCCGCCCAGTGCCCGCCGGGTGCTCTCGGCCAGTTCCGGCATCCGGATGCCGTCGGCGCCCGCGCGGTCCGCGAGCAGCAGTCCCGGCCCGGCCTGGGCGGTCACGATGGCGAGCCCCGGGTCAGGGTGGGGGCGCAGTTGGATGCGGGAGAGGGCGGTGAGCGCGTCCACCATCTCCCGTTCGTCGTCCACGAGCACGGCCCCGGCCTGGCGCAGCGCGGCCCGTGTCGTACGCCAGGAGGTGGCGAGTGCTCCGGTGTGCGACCGGGCGAAGTCGCCGACGTCCGTGCGGCCGACGACCAGGGCCACGACCGGCTTGACGGCGGCTACCAGCCGTACGGCCTCCACCAGCCGTGGTCCGTCCGGCACCGTTTCCAGATGCAGCGCCACGGCCGTCGTACGACGGTCCTGCGCGAGATGCTCCAGGACGTCCGCGGCGGTAACGCCGAGGCCTGTCCCGATGCCGACGCCGAGGCTGATCCCGTTGCCGGCGGCGACCAGGTCGAAGGAGAGCGCGTGGTTGACGCCGCCGCTGGCCGCGACCACCGCGATGTCCCCGGCCGGAATCTGGCCCGCCGCCGGCACGAAGCTGGCCGTCAGGCCCTGGTGCGGGGCGAAGAACCCGGAGGTGTTGGGTCCGAGCAGCCGGATCCCGGTCTCCTGGGCGACGCCGCGCAGTGCGTCCGCGTGCGCCTCGCCCTCCGGGCCCGCCTCGCCGAAACCGCCGGCGCAGACCAGCGCGGCACGGCAGCCGGCGGCGGCCGCGTCGGCCAGTGCGTCGGCGCAGCCGGCCGCGGGCACGCACAGGACGGCCAGGTCGAGCCGTCCGGCGGTGTGCGCGGCAGCTTCGGCGACCGAGGCGTACACACCCTCGCCGGGCTCCGGCCGCCGTGCGTTGACCAGAGCGCGGGCGCCGGGGAAGCGGGCGAGCGAGCGGGCCATGGCGGCGCCCAGCTTTCCGCTCTGCCGGGAGGCGCCGATCACCACCACGCCCTCGGGCGCGAAGAGCGGAGTCAGGTCGGTGCTCATACCCGCTCCCCCGCCACCAGGTCGGCCCGTCCGGACAGCAGCAGCGTTTCAGCGCGGTCGTCGTCCATCAGGTCCTCCAGGATCAGTACGGGGATGCTGTGCACCAGCCGAGCCTGTTCGGCGAGCAACGACCGGGTGAGCGAGGTGCCGCCCCGCACGGCGACCAGGTCCGGGGGCGTGTCACCGCTCAGGGCGTCGGTCAACTTCTCGTAGGTGTCGGGCAGTTGGGCCTCACCCTCGGGTGCGGCGAGCCACAGGCATTGCTCGGGGCGCAGGTCCGCGAGGTCGGCTGCGGTCAGCCGCCGTCCGGCGAACTCCCTGAAGGGCGTGTCCAGGGGGTCGCGCCCCTCGTGCGCTGCCCGCCAGTCTCGTACGACCTGATCGACGAAGCCGGGGTCGCGGCGCGCGATGCGTTCCTTGCCGATGCTGCGGGAGATGAAGTGGAAGGCGAACCGCGTCGGTTCGAAGGCGTCGTGATAGCGCCCGAAGTTCTCCCACCAGGACAGGCTCGGCCGGGCGGAGCCCTGGATCTTCTCGACCGAGGGCCGCCGGGCCGCCTCGTACGCCTCCAGGGCGCCCTGCAGGTCGTCGCGGTGGGCGAGGAGGCTGTCGGCGAGGGCGACGGCGTCCTCCAGGGCCATCTTGGTGCCGGACCCGACGGAGAAGTGGGCGGTGTGTGCGGCGTCGCCGAGGAGGACGACGTTGCCGCTGTGCCAGCGCTGGGTGCGCCGGGTGCGGAAGTTGCCCCAGCGGGAGTTGTTGACCAGCAGTTCGTGCCCGTCGATGTGTTGGGCGAAGAGCTTCTCCAGGTACGCCTTGCTCTTCTCGTCGCTCGGGCCGGGCGGCTGCGCGGTGTCGAACTCGTCGAGGCCCGCCCTGCGCCAGGACTCCTCGTCCGTCTCGACGATGAAGGTGCTGACGCTGTCGCTGATCGGGTAGCCGTGTACGGCGAAGGTGCCGTGCTCGCCGTGCTCGTGCACGAAGGTCAGGCCGTCGAAGAGGTAGTCGGTGCCGAACCAGATGAACTTCGCGGTGGCGACCTCCACCTCCGGCACCAGCACGTCGGCGAGCCGGTCGCGGAGCCGGGAGTTCGCCCCGTCGGCGGCCACGATCAGGTCGTAGCCGGCCAGCTCCGCCGGATCGGCGGGAACCTCGTGGTCGAAGCGGAGTTCGACCCCGACCTCCTCGGCACGCCGGTGCAGCAGCTGGAGCAGCGTCTTGCGGGTGATGGCGGCCATGCCGTTGCCACCGCACCGGATCCGCTGTCCCTTCAGCCGCACCTCGATGTCGTCCCAGTGCCGGCCGTACTCTTCGAGAGCCGTGCGCAGCACGGGGTCCGCCGCGTGGATGGCGGCCAGGGTCGCGTCCGAGAACACCACGCCGAAGCCGAAGGTGTCCTCGGCGCGATTGCGTTCGAAGACCGTCACCTCGACCGACGGCTCGGCCTGCTTGATGAGCGCCGCGAAGAACAGCCCGCCGGGGCCGCCTCCCACGCAAGCGATCCGAGTCACCATGGCTCCTGCCTCCACGTCGAGTACAGGCCCAGACTCAGCCCCGGCACCTCTTGTGTCAATGGATACACGGGCGTCAATAATTTGTTGCGCATTTCCGATGGCCAATTTTCCGGCAGAATCAAGGGATTCCTCGATCGCTCCCGCTCGGATGACTCGCCCTCACGACGGCCGTCCCTGTGGGATAGTCGGTTCCGTGAAGCCTCGATCGATCGTCTTCGACCTGTTCGGCGACTACGTCCGCTATCGCGGCGGCGCCGCCCGGCTGCGCACCCTCAGCACACTGATGGGCTGCTTCGGTGTCGGCGAGAGCACCGTGCGGGTGGTCCTCGCGCGGTTGCGCAAGGAGGACTGGTTCGACGTCCGGCGCGAAGGCAGGGAGACCGTCTACGCGCTCAACAAGCGCAGCCTCCAGCTCCTCGACGAGGGCCGCTCCCGCATCTTCGACCGGGCGCCGTCCGACTGGGACCGGCACTGGTACATGGTCATCTACTCGGTCCCCGAGACCGAGCGCGGCGTGCGCGACCGTATCCGCAAGGAGCTTGCCTGGCTGGGCTTCGGCCCCCTGGCGCCGTCCACCTACGTCTCCCCGCACGACCGCCTCCAGCAGGTCCGGGAGAAGTTCGCGGACGAGCCGGCCATGCGCCTGGACACCCTGCGCTGCCAGTCGGGCGGGATGCCGGTAGACCGCGAGATGGCGGCGCGCGGCTGGGACCTGGCCACCCTCAACGATGACTACCGGGAGCTGCTGCGCACCTATCGCAGCCGGATGCCGTCGTACCGGGCCGGGCACCTCAGCCCCGAGGAGGCGATGGTCGAGCGCATGCGGCTGACCTACGACTACCGCAAGTTCCCCTTCCGCGACCCGGATCTGCCGACCGATCTCCTCCCCGCGGGCTGGGTGGGCCACGAGGCGCACGAGATGTTCCTGGAGGCCCACGAGGTCCTCGGCCCCTCGGCCGAGGCCTACTACGACGAGGTGACCGGCCCGCGCCCCTTCGCGTAGGTCTCTATGACAGGTAACCCAGCTCGCGCGAGGCCGCGGCCACGGTGTCGCACAGTTCGCGGGTCACCTCGGCGAGGTGGTCCGGTGTACCGAGGCTCTCGGGCAGCACGACGGAGACGGCGAGCGGCAGCGGGTCGCCTGCCGCGAAGACGGGCGCGGCGACCGAGATGATGCCCGGGATCACGCCGCTGTGCGTCACGACGTGTCCATCGTCGCGGATCCGCGCCCGGGTGGCGGCGAGGCGCTCGCCCGTCCACTCCGCCTCCCTGCCGTGGAGCTCTCCGCCCAGCACCTCGCCGGTGAGGCTCTCGGGCAGGTGGGCCAGGAAGATCTGACCCACGGACGACGTGAGCAGGGGAAGCGTGGCGCCGACGCGCACCGTCAGGGGCAGCGGGCGGGTGCCGTACGCCCAGCTCACCACGATCGGGCCGCGGTCCCCCCACACCGCGAGGTTCACCGAGTGGCCGGTGCGGTCACGGAGCTGTGTCGCATGACCGCTCACCACCGCCACCTCGTTGGTGCGGCGCAGCGACTCGGCCCCCATACGGCGCATGGCGGCCCCGAAGTCGTAGAGACCCGAGGCGGGATCCTGCGAGGTCAGACCGATGCGGCCGAGGCTGACGAGGTAGCGGTGCACTTTGCTGGGCTGCATGCCACTGGCCTGCGCGATCGCCGACAGGCTCAGCGCACCGCCGCCGCTCTCCAGCGCCAGCAGGACCCTCATCGCCATCTCGACGGACTGGATGCCCTGCCGCTCCCCGTTCTCCCTGGGGTCAGTCGTGGTCACAGCGCAGCCTTCTCCCCTGCCGGTGGATGAACGCGGTCAGCCTATCGAGAGGGCCGATACAACCGATCTTACATTCACTATTGCGGAACGCGTTACGTTCTGGTGAACTGCGGAAGCGGTGGCGGTCACCTCCCCCGACTGCCCCGCCCCACCGGCGGCCCGTCTCGCAGCCGCCCGGAGCCGCTCGTCCTTCGGCGCACACACCCGCGCATCCCATCCGCCCGGCCACTCACACCGAGCCGGGCGCCGCCGCACCCCGCCTTGCATACAGGACCTCAACGGCAGAACGAGGCCCGCGTACGAGATCCCGCATACAAGATCCCTCCGAGGAGAACTCCGCAATGAAGCTGATCGGCCTCGAAGAACACTTCGTGACCCCTGACCTGGTGGGCCACGGCGCCTCCACCGCCTCCATCGCCCAGCCCCATGCGTGGGCCGAGGCCTCCCGGCGGCTCCTCGACCTCACCGAGGAACGCCTCGACGACATGGACGCCGCCGGCCTGGACATGCAGGTGCTCTCACTCAACTCCCCGGGCCTCCAGGCGGAGAAGGACCCGGCCTCCGCCGTACGTCAGGCGATCACCGTCAACGACTTCCTCACCGGCGTCATCGCCGAGCACCCCGACCGCTTCTCCGGCTTCGCCGCCCTGCCCCTCCAGGACCCCAAGGCCGCGGCCGACGAACTGGAGCGCGCGGTCACCCAGCTCGGCCTGCGCGGCGCCCTCGTCAACGCGCACACCCACGGCAGGTACCTGGACGACCCCGCCCTGCGCGTCGTCTGGGAACGCGCCGAGCACCTCGACGTACCGCTCTATCTGCACCCGGCCAACGGCGTCGACACCGCGCACGTGCTCTCCGGGCACCCCGAACTCGTCGGACCGATGTGGAGCTGGGGGATCGACACCGCCACCCACGCCCTGCGACTGATCTTCGGCGGCGTCTTCGACGACTTCCCGAACGCCAAGCTGCTCCTCGGCCACATGGGAGAGGGACTGCCCTACGTGATGTGGCGCATGGACTCCCGCTGGGAGTTCCACGCGCACCACGGCATCGAACTCAAGCGCGAGCGCCCCTCGGAGTACATCCGGCACAACCTCTACATCACCACCAGCGGCGTCTGCTCCCCCGCCCCGCTGCTCACCGCCCTGCTGTCGGTGGGCGCCGACCACATCCTCTTCGGCACCGACTACCCCTTCGAGGACATCGAGACGGCCACGAAGTTCCTGCAGGACGCCCCGATCAGCGACGCCGACCGGCTCAAGATCGGCCACCAGAACGCCGAGAAGCTCCTCGGCCTCGCCACCACACCCGCGCTCGCGGGTGTCTGAGCGGAGGGGAACGCACGTGTACGACGTCGCCGTCATCGGGTACGGGCCCGTCGGCATGGCCACTGCGGCGCTGCTCGGTCAGGCAGGCCACGACGTGGTCGTGCTGGAGCGCTACCCGACCCTCTACAACCTTCCCCGCGCCGCCATCTTCGACGACGAGACGATGCGGACCTTCGACCGCCTCGGTATCTCCCGCGATCTGCTGCCCACCCTGCACGTCCAGCGCAACTACGAATGGCGCAACGGCGCGGGCGAGCTCCTCATCGAGCACGACTTCGCCGCCGTCGGCGGCCAGGGCTGGGCCGAGTGGTACATGATGTACCAGCCCTATCTGGAGGACACCCTCGACGGCCTGGTCCGCGGTCTCGGACACGTCGAGATCCGGATGGACTCCCCGGTCACCGGCCTGCGGAGCACGCACCACGGCGTGGACATCCAGGTCGAGGGAAGTGACACGGCCGTCTCGGCCCGGTATGTCGTCGCCTGCGACGGCGGCAACAGCTTCACCCGCACCTGGCTGGGCGTCGGGCAGGACGACTACGGGTTCTCCGAGCCGTGGATGGTCTGCGACTTCCGCCTGACCGGCCCCACCGACATTCCCAAGGCCCGTCAGGTGTGCGACCCGAAGCAGCCGGTGTCGATCATCTCGCTGGGCCCCCGGCACCACCGGTTCAGCTTCATGCTCGACTCGGCGGACTCCTTCCCCACAGAGCGGGAGCCCGACCGGGTGTGGGCACGGGTCGCCGGCTACGTCGACCGCTCGCAGGCCGAACTCGTCCGCGTCGCCACCTACACGTTCCGCTCGCTCGTCGCGGAGCGCTGGCGCAGCGGCCGGGTCCTGCTCGCCGGGGACGCGGCCCATCAGATGCCGCCGTTCCTCGGACAGGGCATGTGCTCGGGCATCCGCGACGCCCAGAACATCGCCTTCAAACTCGACGTCGTACTGCGCGGCGCCGACGACGCGCTCCTCGACACCTACCAGAGCGAACGCGAACCGCATGTGCGGGCCATCATCGCCAAGGGCATCGAGCTGGGCCGGGTACAGACCATGCGCGATCCGGTGGCCGCCGCCGAGCGGGACGCCCGACTGATCGCCCTGCGCGAGGCGGACGGGCGCCCCGAGAAGATGCGCTTCCCCGGCCTCGGCCCCGGTCTGCGCGACGAGTCCCCGCAGGCCGGGCATCTGATGCCGCAGGGCCGGGTGGAGTCGCACAGCACCGAGGGGCTCTTCGACGAGGTCCTCGGCCGCGGATTCGTACTCCTCGTCGACGGCCGGACCGGTGCCTCGCTCGACGCCTCGACCACGAAAGCCGCCGCGCGTCTCGGCGTGGCCGTCCACCACCTCACCGACCGCCGCCACACCACGGAGGGGGTCACCGATGTCGGCGGCGTCTACGGGCCTTGGTTCGACGAGACCGGCCGCGCAGCCGTGCTGTGGCGGCCCGACTTCTACATCCTCGGCACCACGGGCGTCCTGTCGGACGTACCGGCACTTCTGACCACACTTGCCACAGCAGTCGAGCCCGTACAGGCTCCTGCCATAGCTGGAGAAGGGATCCGGCCATGACCACACAGTCCGCCGTCCGTCCGCAGGTCCGCAGAGCATCCGCGACCACGTTCATGCTGATCGCCGCCTGGGTGGTCGCGTCCCTGGAGGGATACGACCTCGCCGTGTACGGCGTCAGCGTCCCCGCGATCCTCGGCGACCCCTCTCTCGGCATCGACAAGGCCGAAGCCGGCACCATCGGCTCCCTCGTCGGCATCGGGATGCTGATCGGCGCGGCCCTCGCCGGAGCCCTGCTCCACCGCACCGGCCCGCGTCGGCTCCTGCTCGCCGGCACCACCGTGTTCTCGCTCGGAATGGCGGTCTGCACGTTCGCCGGTGGCGTCCCGTCGTTCGGCGCCGGACGCCTTGTCGTCGGCCTCGGCCTCGGTGTCGTACTGCCTACGATCAACGCCTATGTCGCCGACCTGAGCGAGCCGGGCCGCCGCAGCCGTAACGTCGCCCTGATCATGAGCGGCTACGCGGCCGGCGCCCTGCTCTCCCCGCTGCTCGGCACCGCCCTGCTCCCCGACGTCTCGTACCGCTGGCTGTACGTCATCGGCGTGCTCCCGGTGTTCCTGGCCGTACCTCTCGTGCTCCGGCTCCCGGAGAGCCCGTTCCACCTCCACCGCACGGGCCGCGCCACCGAGGCGAGAGCTGTGGAGGAGCAGCACGGCCTCGTCCCGTCGGACGCCGCGCCGACCTCGGACCCGGGCCGCATGCTCGGCCTCGGATCGCTGCTCACGGGCGGCCTCGCGGTCTCGACCCTGCTCTTCTGGGCCATGTCCTTCTGCGGACTCCTGCTCGTCTTCGGCATCAGCACCTGGCTGCCCAGCATCATGCAGGCCGCCGGCTTCTCCCTCGGCTCGGCGCTGCTGCAGACGGCGGCGATGTGGTTGGGCGTCGGTGTCGGCGCCATCGTCGGCGGCCGGGTCGCGGACGCGCTCGGCGCCAAGCGTGTCGTGGTCGTCGCGTTCCTGGTCGGCACGGTCAGCCTGATCGCGATGAGCACCCGCCCGCCGACGCCCGTCATGTTCGTACTCATGTTCATCAGCGGGTTCGGGTTCATCGGTTCGCAGATTCTCGGCAACGCGTTCATCGTGACCAGGTATCCGGACGCCGTGCGCGGCAACGGCCTCGCCTGGGCCCTGTCCATCGGCCGCTTCGGCGCGATCGCCGGCCCGTCCCTGGGCGCGTTCGTCCTCACGTCGGGCGCCGACGTCAAGTGGGCTTTCTACGCCTTCGCCGTCCCCGCCCTCGTCGGAGCGTTCGCGGCGGGTGCCGTGCCCCGGGCGCGAGAGGTGAAGGCATGACCGTCGCCCCTTCGCCGGTCGTCTACGAGTCCTGGGGCCAGCGGGTCGTCTTCGGCTCGGGCACGGTTCGCAAGGACGTGGCGGCCGCGGTCAAGGGGCTTGGCGCAAGCCGGGTCCTGGTGATCGCGGCCGACGGGGAGCGGGCCCTGGCCGAGGACATCTGCAAGGACCTACCGGTCGTAGCGGTCTTCGGCGGCGTCCGGCCGCACGTACCGGCCGACGTGGCGCAGGCCGTGCGGGCCGCGGCCCGCGAACACGCGGCCGACCTGCTGCTGAGCGTCGGCGGAGGGTCGACGACGGGCACCGCCAAAGCGGCGGCGCTCACCACCGGACTGCCGATCCTCGCCGTCCCCACCACCTACGCCGGCTCCGAGGCCACCCCCGTCTGGGGCCTCACCGAGGACGGCCACAAGCGCACCGGCGTCGACCCGAAAGTGCTCCCCCGCGTCGTCGTCTACGACGCCACACTCATGCTGTCCCTGCCGACCCGGCTGTCGGTGACGTCCGGCCTCAACGCTCTCGCCCACTGCGTCGACGCGTGGTGGGCGCCCCGGCACAACCCGATCAGCTCCGCGCTGGCCGTCGAGGGCGTCCGCTCGCTGGCGTCCGCACTGCCGCGCATCGTCGCCGACGGCCAGGACGTCGCCGCCCGCCGCGACATCCTCTTCGGCACCTACCTCGGGGCGGTCGCCTTCGCCG
Protein-coding sequences here:
- a CDS encoding (2,3-dihydroxybenzoyl)adenylate synthase — its product is MPRPSSNGAVPWPAEYAERYTAKGYWEGHAIGDRLHAAADATPDTVALVDGDRRLTYRHLAERADAVALRLAVLGLRPDDRLVVQVPNTAEFVILTYACLRLGVIPVMALPGHRRHEVGYLVEHSEAVAIAVPDHLKDHDHQAMAFEVAGDSPTLRHVLVLGDKVGHDAVDLGELCAAPGTPEDRAAVDAYRPDSRSIAVFLLSGGTTGLPKLIARTHDDYLYNARRSAEVCALGPDTVYFAALPLGHNFPLACPGLLGTLLNGGRVVLGSPNPEKAFPIVEREGVTASALVPAIAQRWLDHHREHPGSDLSSLRLLQVGGSRLADHVATRVRPELGCTLQQVFGMAEGLLNYTRLDDPEDVICTTQGHPMCEDDELLVVDELGAPVPDGTPGVLLTRGPYTPRGYYRAEEQNARAFTEDGWYRTGDIVRLLPDGNLVVEGRDKDMIIRGGENISAEEIENFAYQTPGVARAAAVAMPDDRLGERVCLYVVPEPGHTVTLDDIHHVMDGAGIARFKFPDRLVTVPELTATKVGKIDKKALRADIARRLDAEGTPDDQ
- a CDS encoding acetate--CoA ligase family protein, which encodes MSTDLTPLFAPEGVVVIGASRQSGKLGAAMARSLARFPGARALVNARRPEPGEGVYASVAEAAAHTAGRLDLAVLCVPAAGCADALADAAAAGCRAALVCAGGFGEAGPEGEAHADALRGVAQETGIRLLGPNTSGFFAPHQGLTASFVPAAGQIPAGDIAVVAASGGVNHALSFDLVAAGNGISLGVGIGTGLGVTAADVLEHLAQDRRTTAVALHLETVPDGPRLVEAVRLVAAVKPVVALVVGRTDVGDFARSHTGALATSWRTTRAALRQAGAVLVDDEREMVDALTALSRIQLRPHPDPGLAIVTAQAGPGLLLADRAGADGIRMPELAESTRRALGGLLPPLTYQRNPVDTGRPAETFARVLDTTATDPAVDLLAVYALTEPDSVDLATAAQDAGLGADSPAVVVVGGLPEDVAEQRARLHKAGIPALTGPASAANAVRALVTHARRRAVRAGESAQDTAVSVPSGPLDEDAAKTFLASLGIRTPNRVACDTRADAHHALRLLGGPVAVKVLDAAILHKTEIGGVHLGVRTPDELDTALDAIGPDRRYLVEAMAPAGVDLVLGARRDPVFGPVVLAGLGGTAAEALADVAIRLAPLSAAEAAGMPDDLAARALLDGWRGGPVLDRAEFGRVTAALAGALAASADTAEIEINPLRLTADGLIALDAVIVHTADRT
- a CDS encoding FAD-dependent monooxygenase, with the protein product MVTRIACVGGGPGGLFFAALIKQAEPSVEVTVFERNRAEDTFGFGVVFSDATLAAIHAADPVLRTALEEYGRHWDDIEVRLKGQRIRCGGNGMAAITRKTLLQLLHRRAEEVGVELRFDHEVPADPAELAGYDLIVAADGANSRLRDRLADVLVPEVEVATAKFIWFGTDYLFDGLTFVHEHGEHGTFAVHGYPISDSVSTFIVETDEESWRRAGLDEFDTAQPPGPSDEKSKAYLEKLFAQHIDGHELLVNNSRWGNFRTRRTQRWHSGNVVLLGDAAHTAHFSVGSGTKMALEDAVALADSLLAHRDDLQGALEAYEAARRPSVEKIQGSARPSLSWWENFGRYHDAFEPTRFAFHFISRSIGKERIARRDPGFVDQVVRDWRAAHEGRDPLDTPFREFAGRRLTAADLADLRPEQCLWLAAPEGEAQLPDTYEKLTDALSGDTPPDLVAVRGGTSLTRSLLAEQARLVHSIPVLILEDLMDDDRAETLLLSGRADLVAGERV
- a CDS encoding PaaX family transcriptional regulator — its product is MKPRSIVFDLFGDYVRYRGGAARLRTLSTLMGCFGVGESTVRVVLARLRKEDWFDVRREGRETVYALNKRSLQLLDEGRSRIFDRAPSDWDRHWYMVIYSVPETERGVRDRIRKELAWLGFGPLAPSTYVSPHDRLQQVREKFADEPAMRLDTLRCQSGGMPVDREMAARGWDLATLNDDYRELLRTYRSRMPSYRAGHLSPEEAMVERMRLTYDYRKFPFRDPDLPTDLLPAGWVGHEAHEMFLEAHEVLGPSAEAYYDEVTGPRPFA
- a CDS encoding IclR family transcriptional regulator, with product MTTTDPRENGERQGIQSVEMAMRVLLALESGGGALSLSAIAQASGMQPSKVHRYLVSLGRIGLTSQDPASGLYDFGAAMRRMGAESLRRTNEVAVVSGHATQLRDRTGHSVNLAVWGDRGPIVVSWAYGTRPLPLTVRVGATLPLLTSSVGQIFLAHLPESLTGEVLGGELHGREAEWTGERLAATRARIRDDGHVVTHSGVIPGIISVAAPVFAAGDPLPLAVSVVLPESLGTPDHLAEVTRELCDTVAAASRELGYLS
- a CDS encoding amidohydrolase family protein, encoding MKLIGLEEHFVTPDLVGHGASTASIAQPHAWAEASRRLLDLTEERLDDMDAAGLDMQVLSLNSPGLQAEKDPASAVRQAITVNDFLTGVIAEHPDRFSGFAALPLQDPKAAADELERAVTQLGLRGALVNAHTHGRYLDDPALRVVWERAEHLDVPLYLHPANGVDTAHVLSGHPELVGPMWSWGIDTATHALRLIFGGVFDDFPNAKLLLGHMGEGLPYVMWRMDSRWEFHAHHGIELKRERPSEYIRHNLYITTSGVCSPAPLLTALLSVGADHILFGTDYPFEDIETATKFLQDAPISDADRLKIGHQNAEKLLGLATTPALAGV
- a CDS encoding bifunctional 3-(3-hydroxy-phenyl)propionate/3-hydroxycinnamic acid hydroxylase, with amino-acid sequence MYDVAVIGYGPVGMATAALLGQAGHDVVVLERYPTLYNLPRAAIFDDETMRTFDRLGISRDLLPTLHVQRNYEWRNGAGELLIEHDFAAVGGQGWAEWYMMYQPYLEDTLDGLVRGLGHVEIRMDSPVTGLRSTHHGVDIQVEGSDTAVSARYVVACDGGNSFTRTWLGVGQDDYGFSEPWMVCDFRLTGPTDIPKARQVCDPKQPVSIISLGPRHHRFSFMLDSADSFPTEREPDRVWARVAGYVDRSQAELVRVATYTFRSLVAERWRSGRVLLAGDAAHQMPPFLGQGMCSGIRDAQNIAFKLDVVLRGADDALLDTYQSEREPHVRAIIAKGIELGRVQTMRDPVAAAERDARLIALREADGRPEKMRFPGLGPGLRDESPQAGHLMPQGRVESHSTEGLFDEVLGRGFVLLVDGRTGASLDASTTKAAARLGVAVHHLTDRRHTTEGVTDVGGVYGPWFDETGRAAVLWRPDFYILGTTGVLSDVPALLTTLATAVEPVQAPAIAGEGIRP
- a CDS encoding MFS transporter, whose translation is MTTQSAVRPQVRRASATTFMLIAAWVVASLEGYDLAVYGVSVPAILGDPSLGIDKAEAGTIGSLVGIGMLIGAALAGALLHRTGPRRLLLAGTTVFSLGMAVCTFAGGVPSFGAGRLVVGLGLGVVLPTINAYVADLSEPGRRSRNVALIMSGYAAGALLSPLLGTALLPDVSYRWLYVIGVLPVFLAVPLVLRLPESPFHLHRTGRATEARAVEEQHGLVPSDAAPTSDPGRMLGLGSLLTGGLAVSTLLFWAMSFCGLLLVFGISTWLPSIMQAAGFSLGSALLQTAAMWLGVGVGAIVGGRVADALGAKRVVVVAFLVGTVSLIAMSTRPPTPVMFVLMFISGFGFIGSQILGNAFIVTRYPDAVRGNGLAWALSIGRFGAIAGPSLGAFVLTSGADVKWAFYAFAVPALVGAFAAGAVPRAREVKA
- a CDS encoding maleylacetate reductase, giving the protein MTVAPSPVVYESWGQRVVFGSGTVRKDVAAAVKGLGASRVLVIAADGERALAEDICKDLPVVAVFGGVRPHVPADVAQAVRAAAREHAADLLLSVGGGSTTGTAKAAALTTGLPILAVPTTYAGSEATPVWGLTEDGHKRTGVDPKVLPRVVVYDATLMLSLPTRLSVTSGLNALAHCVDAWWAPRHNPISSALAVEGVRSLASALPRIVADGQDVAARRDILFGTYLGAVAFAGAGSGLHHKVCHVLGGAYDLEHAALHSVVLPHVVGLNLAVAPDAARHLAAALDVHTDPFAALLDLYARLDPPHSLRELGLAEEELDRAADLVMPQVPDSNPRRVTHDEMRDLLGRAYRGDTPVTVPPNALRTKEPPR